In the Leptospira bourretii genome, one interval contains:
- a CDS encoding HDOD domain-containing protein translates to MASPKAVTLEYKQDLGLHSNIDDINHPILENAPFHFKFFQITDEVENTLFQVLDRFLLQLDLIIVRDSVLAAMKETVTNAIKANAKRVFFKNRASNIEDQNEYEAGIVEFKKTYLENREIIEDSLQRNNFGVFVSFIHNKSLMRIRIMNNVQLTPAESARIKERIDKAKTYNDLADAFMDMSNEQEGAGLGLIMTLMMLRNDGLGDSAFKFESSENKTVFMIDIPSKVSKENQQLEKIDNIVSQIDNLPTFPKAIKDIQDAIDKPNSSIGTIAEMIKKDIALSANILKLSNSAAFRRGGRVESLDRAIQLIGLKELQTLLYSLGTKQMLEDKFPAFTAIWEKSNESAFYCKAIGQKMGMNKADLSNLIAASLLHDIGEILLLSFDKQHMSKIKTYSNSREIASTISMEESAIGITHSKLGAMVGEKWNFPILYTKAMEFHHRPLLADDVYADIVFPIYLSDMMISINAKEAKTSEISAEILKLCKFQSKSEFDSFRTKIREQFLSY, encoded by the coding sequence ATGGCAAGTCCAAAGGCTGTCACATTAGAATACAAACAAGACTTAGGTCTTCATTCAAATATCGATGATATCAATCATCCCATTTTAGAAAATGCACCATTTCATTTTAAATTTTTTCAAATTACTGATGAAGTAGAAAATACTTTATTTCAAGTATTGGATCGTTTTTTGTTACAGCTTGATCTAATCATCGTTAGAGACTCTGTTTTGGCTGCAATGAAAGAAACAGTGACAAACGCAATCAAGGCAAATGCAAAACGTGTGTTTTTTAAAAACAGAGCTAGTAATATCGAAGATCAAAACGAATATGAAGCCGGTATTGTAGAATTCAAAAAAACATATCTTGAAAATCGAGAAATCATAGAAGACTCTCTTCAAAGAAATAATTTTGGTGTTTTTGTTTCCTTTATCCATAACAAGAGTTTGATGCGTATTCGCATCATGAATAATGTACAACTCACTCCCGCAGAATCTGCTCGAATCAAAGAAAGAATCGATAAGGCAAAAACTTATAACGATTTAGCAGATGCATTTATGGATATGTCAAATGAACAAGAGGGTGCAGGTCTTGGTTTGATCATGACACTTATGATGTTACGTAATGATGGATTGGGTGACTCTGCCTTTAAGTTTGAATCCAGCGAAAACAAAACTGTGTTTATGATTGATATTCCTTCTAAGGTTTCCAAAGAGAACCAACAGTTGGAAAAAATAGACAATATTGTTTCGCAAATTGATAATCTTCCTACTTTTCCAAAAGCGATTAAAGATATCCAAGATGCCATTGATAAACCAAACTCAAGTATTGGCACAATTGCGGAGATGATTAAAAAAGACATCGCTCTCTCTGCCAATATTTTAAAACTTTCGAATTCCGCTGCATTTCGACGCGGAGGAAGAGTTGAGAGTTTAGATCGAGCCATCCAACTCATTGGACTAAAAGAACTACAAACGTTGCTTTATAGTCTTGGAACAAAACAAATGTTAGAGGATAAGTTCCCTGCATTTACTGCCATTTGGGAAAAATCGAACGAATCTGCTTTTTATTGTAAAGCCATTGGTCAAAAAATGGGTATGAACAAAGCAGATCTTAGTAATTTGATTGCAGCATCTCTTCTGCATGACATTGGTGAAATTTTGCTTTTATCTTTTGACAAACAACATATGTCAAAAATTAAAACTTATTCCAATTCAAGAGAAATTGCATCTACTATCAGTATGGAAGAGTCCGCCATAGGTATCACACATTCAAAGTTAGGTGCAATGGTCGGTGAAAAATGGAATTTCCCAATTCTTTATACAAAGGCTATGGAATTTCACCATCGTCCTCTCCTTGCAGACGATGTTTATGCGGATATTGTATTCCCGATTTATTTGAGTGATATGATGATTTCCATTAATGCAAAGGAAGCAAAAACGTCAGAGATTTCAGCTGAAATTCTAAAACTTTGTAAGTTTCAATCTAAATCTGAATTTGATTCTTTCCGAACAAAAATTAGAGAGCAGTTTTTATCTTATTAA
- a CDS encoding trimeric intracellular cation channel family protein: MEFSFSYYIGLSGIMVFTISGALAALEHKDHHHDLFSVFFTGFITAIGGGTLRDITLGNYPVSWVRDENILWAIFVGFLLVILLPGILAKLRDELFLFDTLGIGIYTVLGTRIALDHGVNFFASALLGMISAIFGGVIRDTLMNEVPFIFRKEIYATACLVGSVLYIVLNEWNLNANWNLVISATVVVGIRVVAVRYNLGLPKIKIFD, translated from the coding sequence TTGGAATTTAGTTTTTCTTATTACATCGGACTTTCTGGAATCATGGTATTTACTATATCTGGGGCGCTTGCTGCTTTGGAGCATAAAGATCACCACCATGACCTATTCAGTGTTTTTTTTACTGGATTCATCACTGCCATTGGTGGAGGAACTTTGAGAGATATTACTTTAGGGAATTATCCAGTTTCATGGGTAAGAGATGAGAATATCCTTTGGGCCATTTTTGTAGGTTTTTTACTTGTGATCCTTTTGCCAGGGATACTGGCTAAATTAAGAGATGAATTGTTTTTATTCGATACTTTAGGGATAGGAATTTATACAGTCCTTGGAACAAGAATTGCTCTAGATCACGGCGTTAATTTTTTTGCCTCCGCCCTTCTTGGAATGATCTCTGCAATTTTTGGAGGAGTCATTCGAGACACACTGATGAATGAAGTCCCATTTATCTTTCGCAAAGAAATATACGCTACTGCTTGTTTGGTGGGATCTGTTTTGTATATTGTTCTAAATGAATGGAACCTAAATGCCAATTGGAACTTAGTAATCTCCGCAACAGTCGTCGTTGGAATCAGAGTGGTTGCTGTTCGTTATAACTTGGGTCTTCCTAAGATCAAAATATTTGATTAA
- a CDS encoding right-handed parallel beta-helix repeat-containing protein: MSPAKFFRIVILVPFFLFQACIPSLSKGLMQSVSDFLQLRSLVNTGPYKISFTVSGLLGSGLTINLNSGVETLIVNADGNYEFTKTLTTGSNFDVSIKTQPSLPTQVCSVSGGMGVVGFGNVTSIVINCDPLRYTIGGTITGLDGITGLVLTNSVDGSTLSVALASGTFAFTQTYLDGTSYNVSVTTQPNHPVQNCVTTNGTGVLAGTNVTNISIACTSIAFPIEVTTVGLSSGTLTIRNNNSEFITINTNGLQRFPTNIVTNNSYSLQILSTPVGHQCTLSSTTGVVTGNIPITANCFSVLSIGPSNGGVLKPLESIRLQFSDEINAGSCTASTGTLLNTNNSLPIQYSVSTTNLTNDTLTVTPAATDSWMSGHRTLTLNCNSVGGYQLSSVVNILYLIPSNLRYVADTTGNDANDGLTPLTPKRNIKVAIDSFGGCPAGDCAVLVEGGSYDPAFVGGTIQLVSGISLYGGYVPGSNFGTWDPNSHSSVILMDTTPAGCAVATATSPCAAITGDATITSNVTISGFNIVGGPDTAPYMAGVFLDSTNNVRLINNTISAGYGISGTYGVFANNSNPYLILNNIDGGTCTTTTSCFAIGLSMASTTPISPIVLMNTISGGTSTINSANSKGIQFSGSSTITVSNIRGNEIKSKDLDTSVGSTSNSIAFEVTSGSSAGSNGTLAGNRLNAGKGNFSLGMRIQVASAIEIGSPTQGNIIISGNGVTNSHGIFLSAGGHVVRRNLINIGKAENATGNSLASGIYVTGGGTSTIENNTIEGGNAISSSSASLYGIKLNSPTATSRIAGNHIRLGTSTGTTTSTTTAGINLDTPSNVLIANNWIQNGPAQSSYNSFGIEVIASFSGLRIYHNSISGGATSVAGKGTPIFLRTPTNSTDIQNNILLLNNNISGNACIINSGPGAQTAIKYNVFHNCAEMVINNSLSYKEICPGGIPDTTVACSSPLGIVGNFGNNLKLDPKFVDDFGPVAVYTPTSATSCLITKSPNIILTDSYNGAGTRPGGDGAVSLGAVEYEFACTP; encoded by the coding sequence ATGTCGCCTGCCAAATTTTTTAGGATTGTGATCCTTGTTCCCTTTTTTTTATTCCAGGCTTGTATTCCCAGTTTGTCCAAGGGACTTATGCAATCAGTCAGCGATTTTTTGCAATTAAGAAGTTTAGTCAATACAGGACCTTATAAAATTTCTTTTACTGTTTCTGGTCTGCTTGGCTCAGGGCTAACAATCAATCTAAATTCAGGGGTCGAAACACTCATTGTCAATGCAGATGGCAATTATGAATTTACAAAAACTCTTACGACTGGTTCGAACTTCGACGTCTCCATTAAAACACAGCCAAGTCTTCCCACACAAGTTTGTTCCGTAAGTGGTGGAATGGGAGTGGTTGGTTTTGGAAATGTTACATCCATCGTGATCAATTGTGATCCTTTACGTTATACAATTGGTGGAACCATTACCGGTTTGGATGGAATCACTGGCCTCGTATTGACCAATTCGGTCGATGGTTCTACTCTCAGTGTTGCATTAGCTTCTGGAACCTTTGCTTTCACCCAAACATATTTAGATGGAACATCCTACAATGTTTCCGTAACAACTCAGCCAAACCATCCTGTACAAAACTGTGTGACTACAAACGGTACGGGAGTCTTAGCCGGAACGAATGTTACCAATATTTCAATTGCTTGTACTTCGATTGCCTTTCCTATTGAAGTCACCACTGTGGGATTAAGCTCAGGTACTTTGACAATCCGCAATAATAACTCGGAATTTATTACGATAAACACCAACGGGCTCCAACGATTCCCAACAAATATTGTCACAAACAACAGCTATAGCCTTCAAATTCTTTCAACACCGGTAGGTCACCAATGCACCCTTTCTTCAACAACAGGAGTTGTCACAGGAAACATACCTATCACTGCCAATTGTTTTAGTGTATTAAGTATTGGACCTTCGAATGGAGGAGTTCTCAAACCTCTAGAAAGTATAAGGTTGCAGTTTTCTGACGAAATCAACGCAGGTAGTTGTACAGCTTCAACTGGTACGTTGTTAAATACTAACAATAGTTTGCCAATTCAATATAGTGTTTCGACAACTAACCTAACAAACGATACTCTCACTGTTACCCCTGCTGCCACTGACTCTTGGATGAGTGGACATAGAACTCTGACTCTCAATTGTAATAGTGTTGGAGGTTACCAACTTTCCTCGGTAGTAAATATACTGTATCTAATTCCATCCAATCTTAGATATGTGGCTGATACCACAGGGAATGATGCAAATGATGGACTCACACCACTCACTCCCAAAAGAAATATCAAAGTGGCAATCGATAGTTTCGGAGGATGTCCTGCTGGTGATTGTGCTGTCCTTGTTGAAGGTGGATCCTACGATCCGGCTTTTGTGGGTGGAACCATCCAACTTGTCTCAGGAATTTCACTTTACGGCGGTTATGTGCCAGGATCTAATTTTGGAACTTGGGACCCAAATTCTCATTCCTCTGTGATACTGATGGATACAACTCCTGCAGGCTGTGCTGTTGCAACAGCAACTTCTCCTTGTGCTGCTATTACCGGAGATGCTACAATCACAAGTAACGTTACCATTTCTGGATTTAATATAGTGGGAGGACCCGACACAGCCCCTTATATGGCCGGTGTTTTTTTAGATTCCACTAACAATGTAAGATTGATTAATAACACCATTTCTGCTGGATATGGGATTAGCGGTACTTATGGAGTTTTTGCAAATAATAGTAATCCATACCTTATTTTAAACAATATTGACGGAGGTACATGTACGACGACTACAAGCTGTTTTGCCATTGGTTTGTCTATGGCTTCCACAACTCCCATTTCACCAATTGTTCTAATGAATACGATTTCAGGTGGAACTTCCACTATCAATTCAGCAAATTCAAAAGGTATCCAATTTTCTGGATCTTCCACAATCACTGTGTCAAATATCCGTGGGAATGAAATCAAAAGTAAAGATTTAGATACGAGCGTCGGTTCCACTTCAAATAGCATTGCATTTGAGGTAACTTCAGGATCAAGTGCTGGTTCCAATGGAACGTTAGCTGGGAATCGACTGAACGCAGGAAAAGGAAATTTTTCATTAGGAATGCGAATCCAGGTGGCTTCTGCGATTGAAATTGGTTCCCCTACGCAAGGCAATATCATCATCTCTGGTAACGGAGTGACAAACTCACATGGAATTTTTCTTTCTGCAGGTGGGCATGTGGTTCGAAGAAATTTAATTAATATCGGAAAAGCAGAAAATGCCACAGGAAATTCATTAGCTTCAGGGATTTATGTGACTGGAGGTGGAACATCGACAATAGAGAACAACACGATAGAAGGTGGAAACGCAATTTCATCGTCTTCAGCTTCATTATATGGAATTAAGCTCAATAGCCCAACGGCAACTTCTCGAATTGCGGGTAATCATATTCGGCTTGGAACTTCAACTGGCACGACCACTTCAACAACAACAGCGGGAATCAACCTAGATACTCCTTCCAACGTACTGATTGCCAATAATTGGATTCAGAATGGCCCAGCTCAAAGTAGTTATAATTCATTTGGGATTGAAGTGATAGCCTCTTTTTCTGGTCTAAGGATCTACCATAATTCAATTTCCGGTGGAGCCACTTCAGTTGCTGGTAAGGGAACACCCATATTTTTAAGAACACCAACAAACTCTACTGATATTCAAAATAATATTTTATTACTTAACAACAATATAAGTGGGAATGCCTGTATCATCAATTCGGGTCCTGGCGCACAGACTGCCATTAAATACAATGTATTTCATAACTGTGCGGAGATGGTAATCAATAACAGTCTCAGTTATAAGGAAATTTGTCCAGGAGGAATCCCAGATACAACAGTAGCATGTTCATCCCCTCTCGGAATTGTTGGAAACTTTGGAAATAATTTAAAGCTAGACCCTAAATTTGTTGACGACTTTGGACCAGTAGCCGTTTACACACCGACATCTGCGACATCTTGCCTGATCACAAAGTCACCAAACATTATATTAACTGATAGTTATAATGGGGCAGGAACACGGCCTGGTGGGGACGGAGCCGTGAGTCTTGGGGCAGTTGAATACGAATTTGCTTGTACGCCTTAA
- a CDS encoding SMP-30/gluconolactonase/LRE family protein: MKYFLTNLFVLLFFVSCRTFAPVAYEPPIKPEMVGMYAQNTDLQKSILLAIGKVKGLESLEVDADGNIYGGDKDGRIIRITLKGEIKPIAYTEGRPLGIQFDKQGNLIIADAYRGLLSLDKSGKITVLVSEYKGKPFKFTDDLDIAQDGKIYFSDASIYEQKEYLYDLLEARPYGRVFVYDPKTKETVLLADELYFANGIALSKTEDFLLVNETYRYKITKLWLKGPKKGTKETVIENLPGFPDNITRNENGEFWVALFTVRNDRMDNMHPSPVVKRMISFLPKFLWPKAEPYGYAMKIDGNGKVLMTLQDPGGEHLKEVTSVLEKKRQLYIGSLYNDRVGIYVLP, translated from the coding sequence ATGAAATACTTTCTCACAAATCTATTTGTTCTCTTATTTTTTGTTTCTTGTAGAACATTTGCTCCGGTAGCTTATGAACCTCCTATCAAACCGGAGATGGTCGGCATGTATGCACAGAATACGGACTTACAAAAGTCTATACTTCTTGCCATTGGAAAGGTAAAGGGATTGGAATCTTTGGAAGTGGATGCCGATGGAAATATATATGGCGGGGACAAAGATGGTCGAATCATCCGGATCACTCTGAAGGGTGAAATAAAACCAATCGCCTATACAGAGGGGAGACCTCTCGGGATTCAGTTTGATAAACAAGGGAACCTCATCATCGCAGATGCTTATAGAGGCCTCCTTTCTTTAGATAAATCAGGAAAAATAACAGTTTTAGTTTCGGAATACAAAGGAAAACCTTTTAAATTCACTGATGATTTAGATATAGCACAAGATGGGAAAATTTATTTTTCTGATGCATCCATCTATGAACAAAAAGAATATCTTTATGACCTTCTAGAAGCAAGACCTTATGGAAGAGTTTTTGTTTATGATCCCAAAACCAAAGAAACTGTTTTACTGGCAGACGAATTATACTTTGCTAATGGAATTGCTTTGTCAAAAACAGAAGACTTTCTTCTTGTAAATGAAACATATCGATATAAAATCACAAAACTTTGGTTAAAGGGACCCAAAAAAGGGACTAAAGAAACGGTGATCGAAAACTTACCAGGTTTTCCAGACAATATCACAAGAAATGAAAATGGAGAATTTTGGGTGGCATTGTTTACGGTAAGGAACGATCGAATGGACAATATGCACCCATCCCCAGTAGTCAAAAGAATGATTTCCTTTCTTCCTAAATTTCTTTGGCCAAAGGCAGAACCTTATGGATATGCAATGAAAATTGATGGAAATGGAAAGGTACTCATGACCTTACAAGATCCAGGTGGCGAACACCTAAAAGAAGTCACAAGTGTCCTAGAAAAGAAAAGACAGTTGTATATTGGCAGTCTTTACAATGATCGTGTAGGGATTTACGTTCTGCCTTAA
- a CDS encoding acetyltransferase, giving the protein MGLIIAYILFLLNLMSIIPTMYPLYIWKLVTTGSWRRFGDRLLLKVGEAWIENNYRISRMLYGVQFEVIGEGYKNLKQDGRYMIICNHQSWSDIYIIQSVLNRKIPLIRFFIKDSLKYVPILGHAWLALDFPFVKRSSREQLKKNPELATKDLENVKKVCEKFAGMPFSILNFLEGHRRTPERVQKLLKKNPYQNLLRPHSGGISVVSTALRNSLDAFIDLTIVYPTENPSFLDLMRGKIRKLKVFVEVIPAPLVPVEENEQFAPMSKKMKRWVDERWALKDALITKEKQPK; this is encoded by the coding sequence TTGGGATTAATCATTGCTTATATTTTGTTTCTTTTGAATTTAATGTCGATCATACCTACCATGTATCCGCTATATATCTGGAAGTTGGTAACAACAGGCTCATGGAGGAGATTCGGTGACAGGTTACTTTTGAAAGTCGGAGAGGCATGGATTGAAAATAACTATCGAATTTCAAGAATGTTATATGGAGTACAATTTGAAGTAATCGGAGAAGGTTATAAAAACTTAAAACAAGACGGAAGGTATATGATTATCTGTAACCACCAATCTTGGTCTGATATTTATATCATCCAATCAGTTTTGAACCGTAAAATCCCGCTGATTCGATTTTTTATTAAAGATTCGTTAAAGTATGTCCCCATACTTGGGCACGCTTGGCTTGCTTTGGATTTCCCTTTTGTCAAACGAAGTAGCCGAGAACAATTGAAAAAAAATCCAGAACTTGCCACCAAAGATTTGGAGAATGTCAAAAAAGTTTGTGAGAAGTTTGCCGGTATGCCTTTTTCCATTTTGAATTTTCTGGAAGGTCACCGAAGAACACCTGAAAGAGTTCAAAAATTATTAAAGAAAAATCCCTACCAAAATTTACTACGTCCGCATAGTGGGGGGATTTCTGTTGTCTCCACTGCGTTAAGAAATTCGCTTGATGCTTTTATCGATTTAACGATTGTTTATCCTACAGAAAATCCAAGTTTTTTAGATTTGATGCGTGGTAAAATTCGAAAACTAAAGGTGTTTGTGGAAGTGATCCCAGCTCCTCTTGTACCAGTCGAAGAGAACGAACAGTTTGCACCAATGTCCAAAAAAATGAAACGTTGGGTTGATGAACGTTGGGCTTTAAAAGATGCATTGATCACAAAGGAGAAACAACCAAAATGA
- a CDS encoding PP2C family protein-serine/threonine phosphatase: MGIEEKPTADLSFLKKEMKKVQFPEGSLIIQQFSLGESFYFIESGRVEVWKYLDESKQEILVIGDLSSGDYFGEIALIDSAPRTVNISAKENLVLYELTREDFHRLLQTSPELTLTLLKLLTARIRNAEQRENQVLIQKNKELRRQNETLEEMVKERTAKLTQTLKIIQEDLETAKTIQRNILPLGLRYVAHLDFGSSFEPMSEVGGDIFDVIRLEKSKIRLFLADAIGHGVQAALITMAIKAEYDHIKRNAPKPADVLYALNQIFIESYGKKSNQFTAVIVDLNLEENSLTYSSAGHNEPYIVTKDQFIPLTESGVMLGLEKDVEYTNHSMSFGLGDRLFMISDGYLEQENSEGILLGESKLLSSFESAKSLDLNLTDTINLLMDDFHSFRGTTAMMDDVTILGIGTKC; this comes from the coding sequence ATGGGTATCGAGGAGAAACCAACGGCGGATTTAAGTTTCCTAAAGAAGGAAATGAAAAAGGTCCAATTTCCCGAAGGTTCGCTTATCATCCAACAATTCTCGTTAGGTGAATCTTTTTATTTTATTGAATCGGGTAGAGTTGAGGTTTGGAAGTACTTAGACGAGAGTAAACAAGAAATACTTGTGATTGGTGATCTTTCCTCTGGTGATTATTTTGGTGAAATCGCTCTCATTGATTCTGCACCTCGAACTGTGAATATTTCTGCAAAAGAAAACTTGGTCCTCTATGAGTTGACCCGTGAAGATTTTCATCGATTGTTACAAACAAGCCCTGAACTTACTCTGACTCTTTTGAAATTACTTACGGCAAGAATTCGCAATGCTGAACAAAGAGAAAATCAAGTTTTGATTCAGAAGAATAAGGAACTTCGTCGTCAGAATGAAACTCTCGAGGAGATGGTTAAGGAACGGACGGCAAAATTAACCCAAACTCTAAAAATCATCCAAGAAGATTTAGAAACAGCGAAAACCATCCAAAGAAATATTTTACCACTGGGGCTTCGGTATGTAGCACATTTGGACTTTGGATCTTCGTTTGAGCCAATGTCAGAAGTGGGTGGGGATATATTTGACGTCATTCGTTTGGAAAAATCAAAAATACGATTATTTTTAGCAGATGCCATTGGACATGGAGTTCAAGCCGCACTCATAACAATGGCGATCAAGGCGGAATATGATCATATCAAACGTAATGCACCAAAGCCTGCAGATGTTTTATATGCTTTAAACCAAATTTTTATTGAGAGTTATGGTAAAAAATCCAACCAATTTACTGCCGTCATTGTTGATTTGAATTTAGAAGAAAACAGTTTAACCTATTCTTCTGCCGGTCACAATGAACCATATATCGTCACAAAAGACCAATTCATTCCGCTTACAGAATCGGGAGTGATGTTGGGTTTGGAAAAAGATGTCGAGTATACCAATCATTCTATGTCTTTTGGGTTAGGAGATCGTTTGTTTATGATTTCCGATGGGTATTTGGAGCAGGAAAACTCCGAGGGAATTCTCCTGGGAGAGTCCAAATTGCTTTCCAGTTTTGAATCCGCTAAGAGTTTGGATTTAAATCTAACAGATACAATCAATTTGTTAATGGATGATTTTCATTCGTTTCGAGGTACTACCGCCATGATGGATGATGTAACGATTCTAGGAATCGGAACCAAGTGTTGA
- a CDS encoding cupin domain-containing protein yields the protein MGFQHQTNPIQIPVPGGKTIAEHFGIPSTGVSEISIAHMVAPPGWGEPFQSPNFDEWTIMVRGKKQIEVDGKIIVLSAGESLFIEKGSRVRYSNPFVEDAEYWSVCKPAFSLDLVNREPEV from the coding sequence ATGGGTTTTCAACACCAAACAAATCCAATACAAATTCCTGTCCCTGGTGGTAAAACCATCGCAGAACATTTTGGTATTCCTTCCACTGGTGTGTCAGAAATTTCAATTGCCCATATGGTTGCTCCACCAGGATGGGGAGAACCATTTCAGTCACCTAACTTTGATGAGTGGACCATTATGGTTCGAGGCAAAAAACAAATAGAAGTGGATGGGAAGATAATTGTATTATCTGCGGGAGAATCTTTGTTCATAGAAAAAGGGTCTCGGGTGCGGTATTCGAATCCTTTCGTTGAAGATGCTGAATATTGGTCGGTTTGTAAGCCTGCATTTTCTTTAGATCTAGTGAATCGAGAACCAGAAGTTTAA
- a CDS encoding SDR family oxidoreductase: protein MKKTIVVTGATDGIGRVCAHTFAKNQEELILVGRNADKLAALVYSLQVTGAVVHSYVADLSSAKETFLLSETIRKNHPKIDVLLNNAGAYFDQYTLTKEGIESTFALNHLNYFILSLGLLPSLKKSNEPRIVNVASRAHMGVSLDFNNLLGDKEYSGWKQYQRSKLMNIYFTYELAERLNQTKITVNCLHPGFVKTRFGQNNDGLAKFLLTFAQNVFAISEEKGAETSIFLSTDLSVSGVSGKYFVKKEIQKSSEPSYDVAARRNLWSYTEDLLKHKFSFKFPGF, encoded by the coding sequence ATGAAGAAGACAATTGTTGTTACCGGTGCTACAGATGGAATTGGTAGAGTTTGTGCTCATACATTTGCAAAAAATCAAGAAGAATTAATTTTAGTGGGTCGCAATGCAGATAAATTAGCGGCTCTCGTATATTCATTACAAGTGACAGGCGCAGTGGTTCACTCTTATGTTGCTGATTTATCATCTGCAAAAGAAACTTTTTTGTTATCGGAAACCATTCGAAAAAACCATCCGAAGATTGATGTTTTACTAAACAATGCTGGTGCCTATTTTGACCAATACACTCTTACAAAGGAAGGAATTGAGTCTACATTTGCTTTAAATCATTTGAATTATTTTATATTATCTTTGGGACTACTTCCTTCTTTAAAAAAATCCAACGAACCACGGATTGTCAATGTGGCTTCCCGTGCACATATGGGAGTTTCATTGGATTTTAATAATTTGTTAGGTGATAAAGAATATTCGGGTTGGAAACAATACCAAAGATCCAAACTAATGAATATTTATTTTACCTATGAACTCGCCGAACGTTTAAACCAAACAAAAATTACTGTGAATTGTCTCCATCCTGGATTTGTCAAAACTCGATTTGGTCAAAACAATGATGGATTAGCAAAATTCCTTTTAACCTTTGCCCAAAATGTTTTTGCTATTTCGGAAGAGAAAGGTGCAGAAACTTCTATTTTTCTTTCCACAGATCTTTCCGTTTCCGGGGTTTCGGGGAAGTACTTTGTAAAAAAAGAAATTCAAAAAAGTTCTGAACCATCTTATGATGTGGCCGCAAGAAGAAATCTTTGGTCTTATACAGAAGATCTTTTGAAACATAAGTTTAGTTTTAAATTCCCGGGTTTTTAA